One region of Primulina tabacum isolate GXHZ01 chromosome 1, ASM2559414v2, whole genome shotgun sequence genomic DNA includes:
- the LOC142550054 gene encoding transcription repressor OFP2-like: MRNHKFRLADMMPNAWFYKLRDMNKARNQIPFHAIKKKLPHPTQIPTNSFKYTPESVTVDTLYNSTKINDSPTKSPKKKPKRKTIYKPSPKQIIPSVSDDFNCILEPEKVVQVHASCFQDTFLESPSSEFEYVDSSDQYSYDQSFDDELDSYSIVFSKEETSRKNQKVAEFDVISEPTLPRILTKPTKQITPAASPYFENKNNSSVDSRTEKISIQPKKTTKTKTNPPTRKPVSRSRRLKIKNRKMETCRTRKSTSKDEKKACCNCFYSESFAMVKASFDPQKDFRDSMKEMIVENNIRASRELEELLACYLSLNSSQYHDLIIKAFEQIWFTMPISS, from the coding sequence ATGAGAAATCACAAGTTCAGATTAGCAGACATGATGCCAAATGCCTGGTTTTACAAGCTGAGAGACATGAACAAAGCCAGAAATCAAATCCCTTTTCATGCCATCAAGAAAAAGCTTCCTCACCcgactcaaatcccaacaaattctttcaaatacACCCCAGAATCCGTCACAGTGGACACTCTTTACAATTCAACAAAGATCAATGATTCTCCGACAAAATCGCCGAAGAAGAAACCAAAGAGAAAGACCATCTACAAGCCGTCTCCTAAGCAAATAATCCCTTCCGTTTCAGATGATTTCAATTGTATTTTGGAGCCTGAAAAGGTTGTTCAAGTTCACGCCTCATGTTTTCAAGATACTTTTCTTGAATCTCCCTCATCTGAATTCGAATACGTCGATTCTTCTGATCAGTACTCCTATGATCAATCATTCGACGACGAGCTCGACTCCTACTCGATCGTCTTCAGCAAGGAAGAAACGTCCCGAAAAAACCAAAAGGTGGCGGAATTCGACGTGATATCAGAGCCAACACTCCCTCGAATCTTGACTAAGCCCACAAAACAGATCACTCCAGCAGCATCTCCCTACTTCGAGAACAAGAACAATTCATCAGTCGATTCCCGAACTGAAAAAATCAGCATCCAGCCAaagaaaacaacaaaaacaaaaacaaatcccCCAACCCGGAAACCAGTTTCGCGATCCAGGAGACTGAAGATCAAAAACAGGAAAATGGAAACCTGTAGGACGAGGAAGAGTACTTCAAAAGATGAAAAGAAGGCATGTTGTAATTGTTTCTATTCTGAGAGCTTTGCGATGGTTAAGGCATCATTTGATCCTCAAAAAGATTTCAGGGATTCAATGAAGGAGATGATCGTTGAGAACAATATCCGGGCTTCGAGGGAACTTGAAGAGCTTCTTGCTTGTTACCTCTCGTTGAATTCGAGTCAGTATCATGATCTCATTATCAAGGCCTTCGAGCAAATCTGGTTCACCATGCCCATTTCAAGCTAG
- the LOC142519765 gene encoding uncharacterized protein LOC142519765, protein MAQFFCRNTNGLIKKRKTIQKWPLVVYAVITIFCVSGFCVYLRTNICSFSFSEDKRSMVLALKADEDYLQQNSDRNRIWKLVDMTRTSITGTRRLLGRPGSSPPSCTSKCGRCVPCKPVHVTVPPGTPVTTEYYPETWRCKCGNKLYMP, encoded by the exons ATGGCGCAATTTTTCTGCAGAAACACAAATGGACTCATCAAGAAACGGAAGACAATACAGAAATGGCCACTTGTAGTTTATGCTGTCATCACAATCTTCTGCGTCTCCGGCTTCTGCGTTTATTTGAGGACAAATATctgctcattttctttttcag AAGACAAGAGGTCGATGGTGTTGGCTCTTAAAGCTGATGAGGATTACTTGCAACAG AATTCAGATAGAAACAGGATTTGGAAGCTAGTCGATATGACAAGAACAAGCATCACTGGGACAAGAAGACTCCTAGGCCGCCCGGGATCATCACCTCCTAGTTGCACTTCGAAATGTGGTAGATGCGTACCGTGCAAGCCCGTTCACGTCACCGTGCCGCCGGGGACGCCCGTGACTACAGAGTACTACCCCGAAACTTGGAGGTGCAAATGTGGCAACAAATTGTACATGCCATAG